In one Nymphaea colorata isolate Beijing-Zhang1983 unplaced genomic scaffold, ASM883128v2 scaffold0001, whole genome shotgun sequence genomic region, the following are encoded:
- the LOC116267847 gene encoding senescence-induced receptor-like serine/threonine-protein kinase, which translates to MMYQTHQGLHSANGHWRRRRTHCQVLENQHYPSFQAFSHEEVIKITNDYSGKIREGGYGPVLHGCLQNGQNVAVKMLSSKSKQGSKEFQTEAAHNCLDWNQRFKVAFGVAQGLDYLHSGCYPEIIHRDIT; encoded by the exons ATGATGTATCAGACCCACCAAGGACTACATTCTGCAAATGGgcattggagaagaagaagaacacacTGTCAAGTTCTTGAAAACCAGCATTACCCAAGTTTTCAG GCATTCTCCCATGAGGAAGTGATAAAGATCACAAATGATTATAGTGGAAAAATTCGTGAAGGAGGTTATGGTCCAGTGCTCCATGGGTGTCTACAGAATGGACAAAACGTGGCAGTGAAGATGCTTTCTAGTAAGTCAAAGCAAGGATCCAAAGAATTCCAGACTGAG GCTGCTCACAACTGCTTGGATTGGAATCAGAGGTTTAAAGTGGCTTTCGGTGTTGCACAAG GCCTCGATTACCTACATTCTGGATGCTACCCTGAAATAATTCACAGAG ATATTACTTGA